A part of Halodesulfovibrio marinisediminis DSM 17456 genomic DNA contains:
- a CDS encoding substrate-binding domain-containing protein encodes MKKFAALLLALALLVPAMAQAKDKVLMMATTTSTDNTGLLDELMPEFTKDTGIDIRWTAIGTGKALAMGRNCDVDVLLVHAPGAEKKFVKEGHGVDRTQLMYNDFVIVGPAADPAHVKGMHVEEALKAIAKAKAPFASRGDNSGTNKKEISLWKAAGMAVPDKADWYMQLGQGMLKTLNAAAQKGAYTMTDRGTWIKYMDVNKGKTPLKIVVEGDKVLFNQYSAIAINPAVCPKAKVEFANEFIAWMASPKAQKAIGDFRLLGKQLFTPNAGK; translated from the coding sequence ATGAAAAAATTTGCTGCCTTACTTCTCGCATTAGCCCTGCTTGTACCAGCAATGGCACAGGCAAAAGATAAAGTTCTTATGATGGCTACCACCACCAGTACCGACAACACCGGTCTGCTTGATGAACTTATGCCAGAATTCACTAAAGATACCGGCATCGACATCCGCTGGACTGCTATCGGCACCGGTAAAGCTCTTGCTATGGGCCGAAACTGCGACGTTGATGTTCTGCTCGTACACGCTCCTGGTGCAGAAAAGAAATTTGTAAAAGAAGGCCATGGCGTTGACCGTACCCAGCTTATGTACAATGACTTTGTTATCGTAGGTCCAGCTGCTGATCCTGCACACGTTAAAGGTATGCATGTAGAAGAAGCACTGAAAGCAATTGCAAAAGCAAAAGCTCCTTTCGCTTCTCGCGGTGACAACTCCGGTACCAACAAAAAAGAAATCTCTCTCTGGAAAGCTGCAGGGATGGCTGTTCCTGACAAAGCAGACTGGTACATGCAGCTTGGTCAGGGTATGCTCAAAACCCTGAACGCAGCAGCTCAGAAAGGTGCTTACACCATGACTGACCGTGGTACCTGGATCAAGTACATGGACGTAAACAAAGGTAAGACACCGTTGAAAATCGTAGTAGAAGGCGATAAAGTACTCTTTAACCAGTACAGTGCTATTGCTATCAACCCTGCTGTTTGCCCTAAGGCAAAGGTAGAGTTTGCTAACGAATTCATCGCATGGATGGCTTCTCCTAAAGCACAGAAAGCAATCGGCGACTTCCGTCTTCTCGGCAAACAGCTCTTTACCCCTAACGCAGGTAAGTAA
- a CDS encoding MFS transporter, whose translation MSDADRRRMYIFLLVMTIAVATGFQAWRTLYNNFAVDIVGLTGQQIGIIQSVREIPGFLALLVIYILLFIAEHRLAPISIAILGLGVGLTGSLPTYHGMIITTLIMSFGFHYYETINQSLILQYFDLKKAPVIMGRLRAMGSATNLIVGGAIFLLSMALNFQQLFWLFGIIVILAAFWCLTQNPTSANVHPQHKKMILRWRYWLFYLLNFFAGARRQIFVAFAVFLMVDKFQFTIQEITLLFIANNVINWWLSPAIGRAVNKFGERKVLSLEYAAMIVVFISYAYVESKMLVALLYVLDHIFFNFSLAIKSYFQKIADPSDIAPSMAVSFTINHIAAVVVPALGGMLWMVDYKIPFLAAAGLAGVSLTLVQLIRTPDNR comes from the coding sequence ATGTCCGACGCAGATCGCCGCCGAATGTATATTTTTCTGCTTGTTATGACCATTGCTGTTGCAACTGGTTTTCAAGCGTGGCGCACCCTCTACAACAACTTTGCAGTTGATATTGTAGGACTGACAGGCCAACAGATCGGTATCATTCAATCCGTTCGCGAAATTCCGGGTTTTCTCGCCCTGCTTGTCATCTACATTCTGCTCTTTATTGCAGAGCACCGCCTTGCCCCTATCTCTATAGCCATTCTTGGACTTGGAGTAGGACTGACAGGCTCGCTGCCTACATATCACGGAATGATCATCACAACGCTCATTATGAGCTTCGGTTTCCACTATTATGAGACAATAAACCAGTCACTTATACTCCAATATTTTGATTTGAAAAAAGCTCCTGTCATCATGGGTAGACTCAGAGCTATGGGCTCTGCAACCAACCTTATTGTAGGTGGCGCTATCTTCCTGTTGAGCATGGCGTTAAACTTCCAGCAGCTTTTTTGGCTATTCGGTATCATTGTTATTCTCGCAGCCTTCTGGTGTTTAACGCAAAACCCAACATCAGCTAACGTACATCCGCAGCACAAAAAAATGATTCTGCGCTGGCGTTACTGGCTGTTCTATCTTCTTAACTTTTTTGCGGGAGCACGCAGACAAATTTTTGTGGCATTTGCAGTTTTCCTTATGGTGGATAAATTCCAATTCACCATTCAAGAAATCACCCTGCTCTTCATTGCCAACAACGTCATCAACTGGTGGCTTTCACCTGCTATTGGCCGTGCCGTTAACAAGTTCGGTGAACGCAAGGTACTTTCCTTGGAATATGCAGCCATGATTGTAGTCTTTATTTCATACGCCTATGTTGAATCTAAGATGCTCGTAGCACTTCTATATGTGCTGGATCATATTTTCTTCAACTTCTCCTTGGCGATTAAATCCTACTTCCAAAAGATTGCAGACCCATCCGACATTGCGCCTTCCATGGCAGTCAGCTTTACAATTAACCACATTGCAGCAGTCGTTGTTCCGGCTCTTGGCGGCATGCTCTGGATGGTCGACTACAAAATTCCGTTCCTTGCGGCGGCAGGACTAGCAGGGGTTTCTCTTACATTAGTCCAACTTATCCGCACACCGGACAATAGATAA